A genomic region of Carettochelys insculpta isolate YL-2023 chromosome 7, ASM3395843v1, whole genome shotgun sequence contains the following coding sequences:
- the SPRN gene encoding shadow of prion protein encodes MKRRTATCWTFLLLAAFFCDGISCKGGRGGARGAARGGARGMARSRSKAAPRYGPSGAALRVAAAAAAGAAAGVAARAAERRVRGSGELGLDDGAEFQEGNRTGSGVYSYRSWTSAAGAWDAAHLALPFCLVPGFLRLLPL; translated from the coding sequence ATGAAGAGACGCACGGCCACCTGCTGGACCTTCCTTCTGCTGGCCGCCTTCTTCTGCGACGGCATCTCCTGCAAGGGCGGGCGGGGCGGTGCCCGGGGGGCGGCCCGCGGTGGGGCCCGGGGCATGGCCCGCAGCCGATCCAAGGCTGCCCCTCGCTACGGTCCCTCGGGAGCGGCGCTGCgggtggcggcggcggctgctgcggGTGCGGCCGCCGGTGTGGCGGCCAGAGCCGcggagaggagggtgaggggctCCGGGGAGCTCGGCCTGGACGACGGTGCTGAGTTCCAGGAAGGCAACAGGACGGGCAGCGGCGTGTACAGCTACCGCTCCTGGACCTCGGCCGCCGGGGCCTGGGACGCCGCGCACCTcgccctccccttctgcctggtgcctggcttccTCCGGCTCCTTCCCCTGTGA
- the MTG1 gene encoding mitochondrial ribosome-associated GTPase 1, with protein MRLAAGALRAAWRQRFDFGGRDVASWFPGHMAKGLRQMKSMLRKVDCLIEVHDARIPFSGRNPAFHEALGIRPHLLVLNKMDLANLTHKARILERLEQEGLKNVLFTNCVKDENVKEVIPLITDLVRSSQRYQRAENVEYCTLVIGVPNVGKSSLINSMRRLHLKKGKASRVGAEPGITKAVLTRIQVSERPLVYLLDTPGVLAPRIESVEAGLKLALCGAIRDHLVGESVMADYLLYTLNKQQQFSYVERYGLGEPSDDLESVLKRVAVKLGKTHKVKVLTGTGDVNVITPDYSAAAYELLRTFRKGELGLVLLD; from the exons ATGCGGTTGGCGGCGGGCGCGCTGCGGGCGGCCTGGCGGCAGCGGTTCGACTTCGGCGGCCGGGATGTGGCCTCCTGGTTCCCCGGGCACATGGCcaaag GCCTGCGGCAGATGAAGTCGATGCTGCGGAAGGTGGACTGCCTCATCGAGGTGCATGATGCCCG CATCCCCTTCTCAGGCCGGAACCCTGCCTTCCATGAGGCCCTGGGCATCAGACCTCACCTGCTGGTACTGAACAAAATGGACCTGGCCAACCTGACTCACAAAGCG AGAATTCTGGAGCGCTTGGAACAGGAAGGGCTCAAAAACGTCCTCTTCACAAACTGCGTCAAAGATGAAAACGTCAAGGAG GTCATCCCCCTCATCACAGATCTGGTCCGCAGCAGCCAGCGCTACCAGCGAGCTGAG AACGTGGAATACTGCACCCTGGTGATCGGGGTGCCCAACGTGGGGAAATCGTCCCTCATCAACTCCATGCGGCGGCTGCACCTCAAGAAGG GGAAAGCCTCCCGCGTGGGTGCCGAGCCAGGGATCACCAAGGCCGTGCTGACCAGAATCCAG GTCTCCGAGCGGCCCCTCGTGTACCTGCTGGACACGCCGGGCGTGCTGGCGCCGCGGATCGAGAGCGTGGAGGCAGGCCTCAAACTGGCCCTGTGCG GGGCCATCCGGGACCACCTGGTGGGCGAGAGCGTCATGGCCGACTACCTGCTGTACACCCTGAACAAGCAGCAGCAGTTCAG cTACGTGGAGCGCTACGGGCTGGGCGAGCCCAGCGACGACCTCGAGAGTGTGCTCAAGCGCGTGGCAGTGAAACTGGGCAAGACGCACAAGGTGAAGGTGCTCACCGGGACGG GGGACGTGAACGTCATCACCCCCGACTACTCGGCAGCCGCCTACGAGCTCCTGCGCACCTTCCGCAAGGGGGAGCTGGGCCTGGTGCTGCTGGACTGA